The region AGCTATCCATAATGGGGTAATACCTTCATTATTTGGTTGAAGTTTAGCACCTGCTTTAATTAAAGTATCAACAATTGAGCTAAAACCTCCATAAGCAGCAACCCAAAGCGGTGTAGTGCCATTATCTATACGTATATTATTTAGATCAGCATGTGCGTCAATTAAGTCTGCAACCAATGATGTCAGTCCCGCAGCAGATGCTAACCAAAGTGGACTTATACCGTATTGTTTATGAATTACATTAGGCGAAGCACCTGCTGCAATCAATGACTTAGCTACAGAAATATGACCATTATAAGTACTAATCCAAAGGGGTGTTATTTTTTCTTTTAAATCAATTTGCGCTAAATTGGCATGCGCTTTTATTAAGGCTTCAACAACTAAATTATGCCCCTTATAAGCAGCAACCCACAAAGGAGTAACATCTTCATTATCCACTAAATCAATTAGCGCACCTGCTGCAATTAAACTTTCAACAACTTGTATATGACCATTTTGAGCTGCGATATGAAGCGGCGTTAAACCATCAATATCTGTCTGGTTAAGTAAAGCGCCAGCTTTAATTAACATGTCGACAATTTGAGTATGGCCATTTTGAGCGGCTATATACAATGGTGTGCAGCCATTCTTATTAGGCTGATTAATTAAGGCACCTTCTTTAATTAACATGTCGACAATTTGAGTATGGCCATTTTGAGCGGCGATGTATAATGGCGTACAGTTATCCTTATTTGGTTGATTAATTAAGACACCCTCTTTAATTAACATTCTTACGACCTCAGTATGACCATTTTGAGCGGCGATGTACAATGGCGTCGTATTAGCTCCACCCATTTGATTAATTAAGGCACCTTCTTTAATTAACATTTTAACAACCTCAATATGGCCATTTTGAGCAGCGATGTATAATGGCGTGCAGCCATTCTTATTGGGTTGATTAATTAAACCACCCTTTTTAATTAACATGTCAACAATCTGAGTATGGCCATTTTGAGCAGCAATGAAGAGCGGAGTTGTATTATCACTACCTAGGTGATTGATTACAGCCCCTGCTTTAATCAACAGTTCTACAATTTGAGTATGGCCATTTTGAGCGGCTATCCAAAGTGGGGTCACATGATTACTATCTACTTTTTCTAATAGGGCGCCAGCTTTAATTAGGATCTTAGCAATCTGAGTATGGCCGCATTGAGCAGCAAGCCACAGCGGTGCGATTCCTGTTTTTTTATCTACAGCGTTTAGGTTAACCTTGGCTTTTACTAAAGTCTTAACGACTTGAGTATGTTTATTGCGGACAGCTATCCAAAGTGGAGTAAGGCTATCTCTACGTACTTGATTTAGATTAGCTCCTTTTTTAATTAAGTCTTTAATAACATCATTGTGTCCATGTTGAGCAGCAATATAAGCTAAGCTAACTGTATCAGATTGATAACAAGCCCTATCTTTGCTAATAGGTTGTCTTAAGTTTGCAAGTTTTGTTTTTAATACGTTACGGCGCGGATCAGATTTAGTTAATACTAAGCTCATATTAAAAGCAGAGTAAAAGCCGTCATTATCATAAGCAAATCCCTTTTTAAGGGCTGCTGCTATATAGTCAGTAGTATTAGGTAATTTTGCAGTTTCTAACGGATCCTGATTAGCATCACGATACATCCAACCCTGGCCTGGGGTATAAATTAAAGCGGTAGTATGATTGGCATTCTCAACTAAAAAACCGATAGGCTTATTAGACAAATAAGCCGTTTCTTCTAATAATTCTTCTAATCTATCTAGATGTTCTTTAATTTCTTTCTCAGTCATCATAAACGGAGCTGAGTAAGGCACCGTTAAACCGCCCTGGTCGTTAATCATCTCTGAAGAAGCAATAGAAGAAAGTATTTCGAAACGCTCAATAAATGGTTTATTAACTAGAAAAGACCAGTCAATTGATGATTGAAATAAGGTCAAGTGATCATAAAAACCTAGAATTTCAAAGAGATACTTATCTTCATCCGTTAAATTTTGCCCTGCTTTTTTTAAAACTTGGTTAATAGCTTGAACTAAATCCTGGGTTAAATTTGAGGCAATAAATCTAACGCGCTTTTCAAAACGTTCTCTTTCTTCATTACCTAAGAAAACAGCTTCTAACCAACGTAATGCAAATCCCTTACATACGCCTTCTTTATCTTCTGAATAATTTAAGGCATTGTATAAATTGACAATTGCTAAATGATCGGACATTTTTTATAGAGTATTAGTTTTGCAGCAGCGATTGTAACTTAATTAAATTAAGTAAGTATTAAGTAAAATAAATACAGGGCAGCTATTTTCTATTACAATTATTAAAACCAATTATAATAAGAACTCGCTCTAGCTACCCTATGGTGACTTAAACTTATTTAAGTATTAATAAGTTAGCCCTAACCCAAGAAACATTAAATGCCGCTTACGCTGTAATTTTCTTTTCGCTTAATTGTATTTGCCGAGTACGAGTCACAGGTAGACTTGTTGGATGAGTTCTAACAACAAAGTCTATTAACTTTTCTCTTACTTCACAACGTAGGTCCCAAGCATCGCCAGGCGTTCGCGCACTTGCTAAAATTCTTAACTCCATTACTCTATCTTGCACATCACTTACTTGAATACTACATACTTTACCATCCCAGAGCGCAGAGTTACTTAAAACACGCTTCAACTCGTCACGCATTTCATCAACAGGTAAAGTAAAGTCTACATATAGATAAACTGTTCCAATTAAATTATTACTTTCTTCCCTACTCCAATTTTGAAAAGAATGCTCAAGAAAATAATTGGTTGGAACAACTAAACGTCGCCAATCCCATAACTTAATAATGACATTACGAAAATTAATTTCCTCAACAACACCAAACTCATCCTCAATAACTACAGAATCACCTATTTTAATAGGTTGCGTTAAAGCAATCTCTAAGCCCGAAAATAGACTTGCTAAAGAGCGCTGTGCAGTAAAAGTTAATACCAAACCGATTACCCCAGCTGTGGTTAAAACACTAGCACCTAAGGCACGCACATTATCAAATAACATCAAAATTGCGCCCACTGTTAGAATTGCAATAATTGCCATAGCAATGCGCTTTAAGATTAAGGTTTGGGTATATATTTTCCGCGCTAAAGCATTATCAGTTGTACTATTATAACGATGTAGAAGCAACTGTTCAGCTATATGAACCAATTTAAATAAAATCCAAGATATAGCACAAATAATTAAGCAACTACTTAATTTATCTAAGAAATAGGAAAATTGGCTTGGTAACCCTAAGTAAGGAATTAATGCATTAAACAAAATTAAAAAAACAATTGTTTTTAATACGCTAGAAAAAAAGGGTAGTAAAATACTTGTTGTTTGGTGCGCAGTTAGAAATGAGGTAGATAGCAAGTATTTTGTAAAATTATTTATAATACGTGTAAATAGCCAATAAAAACTTAAAGCTAAAGAAAAATAAAAGCTAAATTGCTCAACAATATTAAGCGCTGGCAAATCCGTTTTATCAACAAAAAAATAAATATATTTTTGATAAAAATAATTACCTAGTGTAGCCAATATAATTATAAAAATTGGCGGTAGAAGAACATTCCTAAAATGAGGAGATACAGGCTTGAAACTATCTCCCATGATAGTAGGCTTATTTATAGCAATAGACATATATTTCTCCTTCTAACTATCCTTGACTTCATAATTTTTCATCCAATAAATTAAACTAATTAATTAACTAAAATTTTTAAATTAATTAATTAATTAATTATCTTTAGCCAATTCATTCATTGACAAGTTCGCTTCGTTACTACAGTTATTATCCTGCATAGGCATGATAGAAATATCTTGAGCTTGTACGGAAAATAAATTAGTTACATCTTTACTTTGCTTATATTTCACCCATTCCATATCATTATTTAGGATATATTTACATGCCTCCTCAATAAAAAAATCCCTTTTATTAATACCAGCCCACATGCAGTACTGCATAATTTGTTCATAAATTTGCATATTCATTCTAATTCTGAACTGTGTTTTTTTTTGAGCTATGGGTTCGCGAGTTATAAGCATATGTACCTCCATTAAAATATAAATTAATTGTGACAAATTAATATTATATAATTTTGCCAGATTTTTAAAAATTATACAACCCAGTTTTTGTCATTTCTTATTTGACAAGTAATGTCACAGATTATTAGAATAAACCACCATAAAAATGTCTTTTAGGCTAATCTTGTAAGCAATCAGCGAAATAAAGTTAGGTTCTCTTCTTTTAACTCTTTAAAATTGTTGATTTATCCACTAACGTGATTTTTTTGATTCATGCAGGTTGAATTTTATTCACAATTGTTGAACCATACTGAGTAATTACTGTGAGGGAGTAGAATAATGGCAATAATGAAACCGGCTTTAGACGGCATTGGCACCGCTAGTGGCGTAGCTTGGCCTCTGTTCGGAATTTTAAGTTCTACCTTAAGTTTATGTATTGGGGGCACAGTCGCTCTTATATTAGGAAGTATTTGTAGCAGTGTATTTTTACTTATATGTATTCCCATAGCTTACATAAGTTATTGCGACTCGAAAAAACAGCAAGAAGAATTAAGAAGAAAAAAAGAAAAATATGAAAATTCTTTATTAACTAGCCTTACCGCTTTTTTTTCCCTACTTGATAAATATAAAACGTTAAATACAACCTTAACTTTAAGTGAACTTTTAGAAAAAAAAGCACAAGAACTTGAGCAAGAGTCTACAAATGAAGATAAATTATGCACCAATTTCTTGCGATATTTAAATTCAGAAGCTGTTTACAATTTGTATAATCCTCTAGAGCCAAAGTTATTTAATCGAGCACTACAAAAATACATTAATCAATTTTTACTTAATCAATTAAACCAAACCCCTTATACCGATAAAGAAAATACAAAAATAAGCGTAGCTGCTTTTCAAGCTTTTGTTGGTGCATTTGGTACAATTGCTGGTGGTTTTGCTGGGTTCACTGGCTTATTAATGGGGTTAGGGTTAATGGCAAGTTTTAGTGTTGTTCCTTGGATTGGAATTGCTATTGTAGTGATAGCGCCAATTATTGCTATTTATATGACTGATATGGCAGTAAGGAATGCAGAGTTAAATGCTGATAAGTCTTTTTGGTGCAAGCAAACCAAAAACTTAAATCAATGTACCCAAAAATTAAACACAGAGCTGCGTGAGGTAATTAACTTAAATCAAACAGTAAATAACCATTTACCAGCTTCTCATTCTACTTTCACCGCTAATCACCCTGAAGCAGCTGTAGTGCTAGAAAAAAAATCAATTATACCTGACCAGATATCTACTCATAAGAAATCAAGGAACGAAAAAGAAAATAAAAACCTATCTCATCAGCGAAAAGATTCTACTTATAATACTAATTATTCCACTCATCAAAATAGTTTTTTTACTTCTGACAAGCTAAATGGAGAAAGTACTCCCTTGTCGCATGAAGTTGTAACTTTAGCTTAAGTTTTTTTATAGAGTCTTAATTACTCCTTTAATCCTTTTAAAATCGCCTTAATTCATTAAATATAAAAGAATTTAACCCTATATGCACATAATTATCCACAGGTTTATTAAATAAGCAAATGGCATTTATTTTTATTATAATAAGCAACTAACCTTATTTAATAAGGGCTAGGTATATAAAAAGATAATAAGATGAATAAATTAAGGAAACTAACTAAAAAAGATATCCACAGAAAATAAATTAAAATGGCTCTTTTAATATTACTCTAATCTTACTAGGAAAAATAGTCTTAACTTTATAAAACTGCATGTAAATATAGACAAGGTAATTTTTAGTAGGCAAAAATTATAAGGCTAAATTTTGCAAAATAGAGTTCAGCATTGCTAAGCGGTGTCGCGCAGATAATAAATATCTTTCCCACATAAGCGGAAATCCATCTGAAATTAGCCTCAAACTTAATTTATGCAATAACACCGTATTGCTGTTGCATCTAATATAGGTTAGATAAACTATAATTTATTCACATAACTCCGCAATATTTAACGTTACAAAATCATCATTTTCTTTAAGAGACTGACTTTCTAGGCTCCCTTTATTTTGTTTATAAGTATTCCATTTTTTATCATGGGCTAAAATATATTTACATGCCTCTTCGATAAAAAAATCTCTATAAGTAATTCCGGCCCACTGGCAGTATTCCATTATCTCTTCATGCGTCTTAATATTCATGCGAATACGAAATGCGATCTTTTTTTGCGTAGCTGGTTCTGGGACAATAAGCATAATTTCCTTTCTCTTAATTACTGTGACAAGTTTGAGGCATAGAGTGTCTTATATCATGTAAAAATTGCATTAACAATAATTTTTAATTTTTGACTTAAAAGATTTGACATATATGACTCAAAGGTGTAACTTAAAGTTGTCACTTTAATTTGAGAATAAACTTGCTCAGTAACTTGTTGTAAATAAAGGGGTAACTATGAAGAAAAAAATTGCCAGTATACTAGTGGGTTGTTCATTGGTTATATTATCAGGCTGTCAAGTTATGTCCGGCGAAAGAAGTGTTAATCAATATGGTTCTGATGCCACGATTACTACTTCAGTAAAAGCAGCTCTTTTGAATAATACAGGCTTACCTGCTTCACGTATTCATGTTGAAACAGATAAGGGAACTGTACTTTTAAGTGGCTTTGTTAAGACCTACCAACAGAAGATTAAAGCAGGTCAATTAGCTAGCCAGATACAAGGGGTTAGAGTAGTTGAAAATAATCTTATTGTACGTCGATAAGAGAAATATTAGAAACTTTACTGTGTTAACTTAAAGTTAACTAAGGAATAAAAATGAATAATAATAGAGCAGCTTTTGAAAATGAAAAACAAAAAGTAAATAATCTATATGAAAATGGCAAGCAAAAAGCGCAAGCAGCTTATGAAGAAGGTGAAGAAAAGCTAAGCCAGGCAGTTGAGCAAGGTAAAGAGAAATCTCAAGATCTCTATCAGCAAGTAAAAGAGTCAGCGAGTGAGTTCTATGATGAGAGCAAAAAAATGGTTAACGAAGCAAAAGATTATTTGCAAGCTAACTCTGATGAAATTATAAATGCTGTTAAACAAAATCCTGTAAATTCGTTATTAATTGCAGGTGGCATAGGCTTTATACTTTATAATCTTCTAAGAAGATAAATAAGATTAACAAAATAACATTTAAAAATAATAAAGATTAGGAGTTGTAAGATGAAAATAAATAAAATAAGCGCATTAGTATTGGGTTCAAGTGTACTTTTTGCAGCTAACGCATTTGCTGGACAAGAAGAACTTATTAGTCGCTCAAAAGGTTATGATCTAATGCCTCATGAGGAACGCACTATGGAAGGTAATTGGTTTAGTACTCGCACCCTTCACTGTAAAATTCGAGCCAAAGGTACTGAAGCAAATCCAATTTCAGTGACAGCTTTAAAAAAGAGAGCTGTTGTTAACGGATTAATCCTTCCTGAAGGAAATTCAATGACAGTTATCGTTCATCTAGGCGATAACATGCACTTTGAATTAGATAAGCGAGCTAAATTAGGATTGCTAAACAATGGTGATCAGCTTGTTAATTTAAATTGCGATTAATAGAAACATAGTTTTATTTAACGCCAGCTTAATTAAGTTGGCGTTTTTTTATAAGTATTTTCCTTTACTTAAATAGTAACTTCTTAAGCAGCAGATAAAGGATAAGTCCCGCCATTATATGCTTATGTTTATCGCAATGTATTATCAACTCCGTTCTTCACTAAACTATATATAGAAATAAATATTTATCTAATTTGCTACATTTAGTTAAGCGCTTTTGTATAAGCTTCTTCAGCTAGAGTTAATTGCTTTTGCAACTGCCCTAACTCTGCATTAAGCTTCAGTATTACTTCATCACCTAATGACTGGGTTTGAGAAAGACGATTCACTAATGCTTCTTTTTGATTCCTTAGCAAGATAATTTGCGCTTCTAAATTCTGCAACCACTGCTGCCTAGTAGTTAATTTATTTACGGAGAAATCGACATTAGCTTGGGGTAACTTTTGATTTGCTTGCTGCTGACAAAAATTAACCAACACATTGATTTTTTGATTAATTCTTTGCGCCAAGTAATGGGAAGCTTGACTAGTTTCTTGCTGGCTTAAAATCTGAATATCATCTTTGATTTCTTTACTATAAGCTTGAATATCATCTTTAGGGTAGCAGCGAAATAACCCTGACGGAAATAATTTGAAAGAAAATACCGGACCAAATTTACTTAACTGCCATTCTAATTCAGGAAGACGTTTTAGAAGACTAGTTAATAATGAATCAATGGACATCATTAATTATTATGCTCCTCTTCTTCCACATTGGTATTATTTAAGCAACTTCCAAGCTTTCACTCGTATCAGCTTTACCTCGATAAAACTTAGTACAAATAAAAGGTGGTAAGCACATTATAATTAAGCCAAAAACCAACGTTAGTTCATAGCGAGTAATACTGCCAATATTAATATTTTCAGGCGGCATGAAGCTTACGATTAGAGTAACTAATACACCCATAATTCCTATTCCTGATACCGTTATCAGTCCTAATAATCCGCCTGGAATTTTAAAAAGGCGCTGTTGATTAGGATAACTTATGCGTAGTTTAATAGCTGCAGCAAACATAATTAAATACATTAACATATATAATTGAGCAGCTAATGCCGTTAACAACCAATATGAACCATTTACGCTTGGCATAAACAAAAAGAGAGCTGATAAGCCCGTAACAATAATAGCCTGAGTTATTAAAATAACGATAGGTGCACCAGATGCATTAGAACGTCTAAATATCTTGGGCAAATTTCCTTCAGCAGCAGCAACCATCAAGCCTTTTGTTGGGGCAATTATCCAATTGCTTACTCCGCCTAGGCCGCCCATAATTAACATTAATGCAATAATTGGCATAATCCATAATAAATGATAGCGCGCAAAAAAGGCATCAAAAGCCTGCATAATACCAGCAACCAAATTAATATCTTTATTTGGCAAAACAATAGCGATGGCTAATGAGCCAAGGATTAAAGTTACTAAAATAATTGATACCGAAATGACTAAGGCACGGGGAAAAGCATATTGCGGATTGCGAACATCATTTGCATGAACAGTGGCGATTTCAATACCACAAAAAGACATCATAATAGCTGTTAAAGAAACCCATAGTGATTGATCGTGCCACTGTGGAATGACACTATGCATATTAAATTGAATTTGGGAAGGATTACCTCCTCCTAGCCAAAGAATCCCTAATGCGATGATTAATGTCATAGGAATAATTAAGCCTGTAATTGCACAAATATTACTAAAAAGAGCAGCCGACTTCATGCCCCGAATATTAATCCCTGTTACAATCCAAAAAGAAATAGTAATAACCAGCCATAAAAATAATGAATTAGTAACAAGAGCAGGATTAATTAAATAACCGATTGTACCAGCCACAAAAGACAAAATAGTTGGATACCAAATAACATTTTCAATCCACTGTAACCAAATAGCTAAAAAACCAGCTTTTTTACCAAAAGCTTCTTTAACCCAAATATAAATACCACCCTGGCGAGGCCAACCAGATGCTAATTCTGCAGAAACTAGTGCAGTAGGGATTAAGAAAAACAAAGCACCAAAAAAAAAGAAAAAAATCAATTGGCTACCAAATAAGGCCGTAGCAGGTAAATTACGAATACTATCAACTGATCCTACAGTTATCATGGTGAGACTAAAAATACTCAGCACGTGCTTGTTACTACTCATTGCATTCCTTCTTGCTATTTAAAACTGGCAAATAATTTATTATACGAGGATTAGCTTAAGAAAACCTTAATAATAGAATAAAAAATAAACAAAGTCCTAACTTTACTGTACTTAGAGATATTTGTAAATTATACATTACATTATTCTTGCTTTATTCCACTTAAATGCTTAATTTTAAGAAATTAGGTACCTTTGCAAAGATATAGTATTTCCCACTAATCTCAGACAAGACACAAAATAAGAAGACAACCAATTGTATAGGAGCATATAAGTAAAGTGGGAAACTTTTAATGCAGTATGAAACTTAAATAGAAGACGCTATAAAAAACCCTTGCTATACTTTTTCAATTCAATAATTAATGGCCTTAAAAGCTAATGAATAATAGTTTACTCATGCATGTTTTTATTTTTTTGGCTGCAGCTGCCATTATTGTCCCTATTGCTAGTCGGTTTAAGTTAGGTTCTGTATTAGGCTATCTTGTTATTGGTATATTAATAGGCCCATATGGTCTTAAACTGCTAGGTAATGCTGAGCAAATTATGCACTTTGCTGAGTTTGGTATTGTCATGATGCTCTTTTTAATTGGCCTAGAACTTGAACCTGAAATGC is a window of Legionella busanensis DNA encoding:
- a CDS encoding BON domain-containing protein, with translation MKKKIASILVGCSLVILSGCQVMSGERSVNQYGSDATITTSVKAALLNNTGLPASRIHVETDKGTVLLSGFVKTYQQKIKAGQLASQIQGVRVVENNLIVRR
- a CDS encoding ankyrin repeat domain-containing protein — its product is MSDHLAIVNLYNALNYSEDKEGVCKGFALRWLEAVFLGNEERERFEKRVRFIASNLTQDLVQAINQVLKKAGQNLTDEDKYLFEILGFYDHLTLFQSSIDWSFLVNKPFIERFEILSSIASSEMINDQGGLTVPYSAPFMMTEKEIKEHLDRLEELLEETAYLSNKPIGFLVENANHTTALIYTPGQGWMYRDANQDPLETAKLPNTTDYIAAALKKGFAYDNDGFYSAFNMSLVLTKSDPRRNVLKTKLANLRQPISKDRACYQSDTVSLAYIAAQHGHNDVIKDLIKKGANLNQVRRDSLTPLWIAVRNKHTQVVKTLVKAKVNLNAVDKKTGIAPLWLAAQCGHTQIAKILIKAGALLEKVDSNHVTPLWIAAQNGHTQIVELLIKAGAVINHLGSDNTTPLFIAAQNGHTQIVDMLIKKGGLINQPNKNGCTPLYIAAQNGHIEVVKMLIKEGALINQMGGANTTPLYIAAQNGHTEVVRMLIKEGVLINQPNKDNCTPLYIAAQNGHTQIVDMLIKEGALINQPNKNGCTPLYIAAQNGHTQIVDMLIKAGALLNQTDIDGLTPLHIAAQNGHIQVVESLIAAGALIDLVDNEDVTPLWVAAYKGHNLVVEALIKAHANLAQIDLKEKITPLWISTYNGHISVAKSLIAAGASPNVIHKQYGISPLWLASAAGLTSLVADLIDAHADLNNIRIDNGTTPLWVAAYGGFSSIVDTLIKAGAKLQPNNEGITPLWIAAQEGHEDVVKLLISFNNDYIHSCKFKVSKLKSFVGDKDNNSQQRMNLFLKGKQENEEILLAPYDIARIMGHDAIAELIKKQDTQKINLEYSRFFAKKKFSSLLTEFNHQADKNIQISR
- a CDS encoding APC family permease, with translation MSSNKHVLSIFSLTMITVGSVDSIRNLPATALFGSQLIFFFFFGALFFLIPTALVSAELASGWPRQGGIYIWVKEAFGKKAGFLAIWLQWIENVIWYPTILSFVAGTIGYLINPALVTNSLFLWLVITISFWIVTGINIRGMKSAALFSNICAITGLIIPMTLIIALGILWLGGGNPSQIQFNMHSVIPQWHDQSLWVSLTAIMMSFCGIEIATVHANDVRNPQYAFPRALVISVSIILVTLILGSLAIAIVLPNKDINLVAGIMQAFDAFFARYHLLWIMPIIALMLIMGGLGGVSNWIIAPTKGLMVAAAEGNLPKIFRRSNASGAPIVILITQAIIVTGLSALFLFMPSVNGSYWLLTALAAQLYMLMYLIMFAAAIKLRISYPNQQRLFKIPGGLLGLITVSGIGIMGVLVTLIVSFMPPENINIGSITRYELTLVFGLIIMCLPPFICTKFYRGKADTSESLEVA
- a CDS encoding mechanosensitive ion channel family protein, which gives rise to MSIAINKPTIMGDSFKPVSPHFRNVLLPPIFIIILATLGNYFYQKYIYFFVDKTDLPALNIVEQFSFYFSLALSFYWLFTRIINNFTKYLLSTSFLTAHQTTSILLPFFSSVLKTIVFLILFNALIPYLGLPSQFSYFLDKLSSCLIICAISWILFKLVHIAEQLLLHRYNSTTDNALARKIYTQTLILKRIAMAIIAILTVGAILMLFDNVRALGASVLTTAGVIGLVLTFTAQRSLASLFSGLEIALTQPIKIGDSVVIEDEFGVVEEINFRNVIIKLWDWRRLVVPTNYFLEHSFQNWSREESNNLIGTVYLYVDFTLPVDEMRDELKRVLSNSALWDGKVCSIQVSDVQDRVMELRILASARTPGDAWDLRCEVREKLIDFVVRTHPTSLPVTRTRQIQLSEKKITA